In Lonchura striata isolate bLonStr1 chromosome 2, bLonStr1.mat, whole genome shotgun sequence, a single genomic region encodes these proteins:
- the TFG gene encoding protein TFG isoform X1 produces the protein MNGQLDLSGKLIIKAQLGEDIRRIPIHNEDITYDELVLMMQRVFRGKLLSNDEVTIKYKDEDGDLITIFDSSDLSFAIQCSRILKLTLFVNGQPRPLESSQVKYLRRELIELRNKVNRLLDCLEPPAEPGLSTNLPESDAVDGRDEKPAAADANVKPSTQVIAASMSAFDPLKNQDEISKNVMSAFGLTDDQVSGPPSAPAEERSGTPDSIASSSSAAHPPGVQAQQPPYPSTQPQTGQVEGQMYQQYQQPGYPAQQPQAQPQQQYGVQYPAGYSQQQPPAQQGQQFPAYGAAAAAGPAAFPGPAQQPQYAAGGFAPQPYTTQASQPAAYSGSFQPRPGFTPPPGSTLTPPPSGPNPYARSRPPFGPQGYAQPGPGYR, from the exons TGGGGAAGATATTAGGAGAATCCCTATTCATAATGAAGATATCACTTATGATGAATTGGTGCTAATGATGCAAAGAGTTTTTAGAGGAAAACTTCTGAGCAATGATGAAGTCacaataaaatataaagatGAAG ATGGAGATCTTATAACAATTTTTGATAGCTCAGATCTCTCCTTTGCAATTCAATGCAGTAGGATACTTAAGCTGACATTGTTTG TGAATGGACAACCAAGACCCCTAGAATCCAGCCAGGTGAAGTACCTGCGCCGAGAGCTGATAGAACTTCGCAATAAAGTCAATCGTTTGCTGGACTGTTTAGAGCCGCCAGCGGAACCAGGGCTTTCCACTAATCTGCCTGAGAGTG ATGCTGTAGATGGTAGGGACGAaaagcctgctgctgctgacgCTAATGTTAAGCCATCCACTCAAGTTATAGCAGCGAGCATGTCTGCATTCGATCCGCTAAAGAACCAGGATGAAATCAGCAAGAATGTCATGTCAGCCTTTGGCTTGACAGATGATCAGGTGTCAG GACCACCCAGTGCCCCTGCAGAGGAGCGATCAGGAACGCCGGACAGCATCgcttcctcctcttctgcagCCCACCCCCCTGGGGTTCAGgcacagcagccgccctacccCAGCACACAGCCACAGACGGGGCAGGTGGAAG GTCAGATGTATCAGCAGTACCAGCAGCCTGGTTACCCTGCTCAGCAGCCgcaggctcagccccagcagcagtaCGGCGTGCAGTACCCAG CAGGctacagccagcagcagcccccggcgcagcagggccagcagttccCGGCCTAcggcgcggcggccgccgcgGGCCCGGCCGCCTTCCCGGGGCCGGCGCAGCAGCCGCAGTACGCGGCGGGCGGCTTCGCCCCGCAGCCCTACACCACGCAGGCCAGCCAGCCCGCCGCCTACAGCGGCTCCTTCCAGCCGCGGCCCGGCTTCACCCCGCCGCCCGGCAGCACCCTGACCCCGCCGCCCAGCGGGCCCAACCCCTACGCCCGCAGCCGGCCGCCCTTCGGGCCGCAGGGCTACgcccagcccgggcccggctACCGCTAG
- the TFG gene encoding protein TFG isoform X3 → MNGQLDLSGKLIIKAQLGEDIRRIPIHNEDITYDELVLMMQRVFRGKLLSNDEVTIKYKDEDGDLITIFDSSDLSFAIQCSRILKLTLFVNGQPRPLESSQVKYLRRELIELRNKVNRLLDCLEPPAEPGLSTNLPESGPPSAPAEERSGTPDSIASSSSAAHPPGVQAQQPPYPSTQPQTGQVEGQMYQQYQQPGYPAQQPQAQPQQQYGVQYPAGYSQQQPPAQQGQQFPAYGAAAAAGPAAFPGPAQQPQYAAGGFAPQPYTTQASQPAAYSGSFQPRPGFTPPPGSTLTPPPSGPNPYARSRPPFGPQGYAQPGPGYR, encoded by the exons TGGGGAAGATATTAGGAGAATCCCTATTCATAATGAAGATATCACTTATGATGAATTGGTGCTAATGATGCAAAGAGTTTTTAGAGGAAAACTTCTGAGCAATGATGAAGTCacaataaaatataaagatGAAG ATGGAGATCTTATAACAATTTTTGATAGCTCAGATCTCTCCTTTGCAATTCAATGCAGTAGGATACTTAAGCTGACATTGTTTG TGAATGGACAACCAAGACCCCTAGAATCCAGCCAGGTGAAGTACCTGCGCCGAGAGCTGATAGAACTTCGCAATAAAGTCAATCGTTTGCTGGACTGTTTAGAGCCGCCAGCGGAACCAGGGCTTTCCACTAATCTGCCTGAGAGTG GACCACCCAGTGCCCCTGCAGAGGAGCGATCAGGAACGCCGGACAGCATCgcttcctcctcttctgcagCCCACCCCCCTGGGGTTCAGgcacagcagccgccctacccCAGCACACAGCCACAGACGGGGCAGGTGGAAG GTCAGATGTATCAGCAGTACCAGCAGCCTGGTTACCCTGCTCAGCAGCCgcaggctcagccccagcagcagtaCGGCGTGCAGTACCCAG CAGGctacagccagcagcagcccccggcgcagcagggccagcagttccCGGCCTAcggcgcggcggccgccgcgGGCCCGGCCGCCTTCCCGGGGCCGGCGCAGCAGCCGCAGTACGCGGCGGGCGGCTTCGCCCCGCAGCCCTACACCACGCAGGCCAGCCAGCCCGCCGCCTACAGCGGCTCCTTCCAGCCGCGGCCCGGCTTCACCCCGCCGCCCGGCAGCACCCTGACCCCGCCGCCCAGCGGGCCCAACCCCTACGCCCGCAGCCGGCCGCCCTTCGGGCCGCAGGGCTACgcccagcccgggcccggctACCGCTAG
- the TFG gene encoding protein TFG isoform X2 — protein sequence MNGQLDLSGKLIIKAQLGEDIRRIPIHNEDITYDELVLMMQRVFRGKLLSNDEVTIKYKDEDGDLITIFDSSDLSFAIQCSRILKLTLFVNGQPRPLESSQVKYLRRELIELRNKVNRLLDCLEPPAEPGLSTNLPESDAVDGRDEKPAAADANVKPSTQVIAASMSAFDPLKNQDEISKNVMSAFGLTDDQVSGPPSAPAEERSGTPDSIASSSSAAHPPGVQAQQPPYPSTQPQTGQVEGQMYQQYQQPGYPAQQPQAQPQQQYGVQYPGYSQQQPPAQQGQQFPAYGAAAAAGPAAFPGPAQQPQYAAGGFAPQPYTTQASQPAAYSGSFQPRPGFTPPPGSTLTPPPSGPNPYARSRPPFGPQGYAQPGPGYR from the exons TGGGGAAGATATTAGGAGAATCCCTATTCATAATGAAGATATCACTTATGATGAATTGGTGCTAATGATGCAAAGAGTTTTTAGAGGAAAACTTCTGAGCAATGATGAAGTCacaataaaatataaagatGAAG ATGGAGATCTTATAACAATTTTTGATAGCTCAGATCTCTCCTTTGCAATTCAATGCAGTAGGATACTTAAGCTGACATTGTTTG TGAATGGACAACCAAGACCCCTAGAATCCAGCCAGGTGAAGTACCTGCGCCGAGAGCTGATAGAACTTCGCAATAAAGTCAATCGTTTGCTGGACTGTTTAGAGCCGCCAGCGGAACCAGGGCTTTCCACTAATCTGCCTGAGAGTG ATGCTGTAGATGGTAGGGACGAaaagcctgctgctgctgacgCTAATGTTAAGCCATCCACTCAAGTTATAGCAGCGAGCATGTCTGCATTCGATCCGCTAAAGAACCAGGATGAAATCAGCAAGAATGTCATGTCAGCCTTTGGCTTGACAGATGATCAGGTGTCAG GACCACCCAGTGCCCCTGCAGAGGAGCGATCAGGAACGCCGGACAGCATCgcttcctcctcttctgcagCCCACCCCCCTGGGGTTCAGgcacagcagccgccctacccCAGCACACAGCCACAGACGGGGCAGGTGGAAG GTCAGATGTATCAGCAGTACCAGCAGCCTGGTTACCCTGCTCAGCAGCCgcaggctcagccccagcagcagtaCGGCGTGCAGTACCCAG GctacagccagcagcagcccccggcgcagcagggccagcagttccCGGCCTAcggcgcggcggccgccgcgGGCCCGGCCGCCTTCCCGGGGCCGGCGCAGCAGCCGCAGTACGCGGCGGGCGGCTTCGCCCCGCAGCCCTACACCACGCAGGCCAGCCAGCCCGCCGCCTACAGCGGCTCCTTCCAGCCGCGGCCCGGCTTCACCCCGCCGCCCGGCAGCACCCTGACCCCGCCGCCCAGCGGGCCCAACCCCTACGCCCGCAGCCGGCCGCCCTTCGGGCCGCAGGGCTACgcccagcccgggcccggctACCGCTAG